A stretch of the Anaerobaca lacustris genome encodes the following:
- a CDS encoding enolase C-terminal domain-like protein — MQTDIRTVSTDLYFLPVQTRVPLKFGPETLTSVICARVCMGVTDRKGRRAEGWGETPLSVQWVWPSRLGYQERCDAMQRFCTILAEAWAHLSAEGHPLELGHTFIESILDGLLERFNAERGAGAEPMPWLAALVCCSAFDIALHDAYGRLLARDIYTTYNAEFMNVDLAHFLEPAAGSKVSFAGQYPADFLVADPPLVLPAWHLVGGKDLLDASELTGAEPDDGYPVLLADWIQRDGLMCLKVKLRGDDAEWDFDRLVRVGEIAIENGAIWLTSDFNCTVTDPDYVDAILDRLLWEQPHIYQMILYVEQPFPYDLEANRIDVHSVAARKPLFMDESAHDWRLIRLGRELGWTGVALKTCKTQTGALLSLCWAKAHGMTLMVQDLTNPMLAQVPHCRLAAHAGTIMGVETNAMQFYPAASAPEEAVHPGLYCRRDGQVDLSTLSGPGFGYRLDEIDRQLPEKAASYSK; from the coding sequence ATGCAGACCGACATCCGCACCGTCTCTACGGACCTGTATTTCCTCCCCGTGCAGACGCGGGTGCCGCTGAAGTTCGGGCCCGAGACGCTGACCTCGGTGATCTGTGCGCGGGTCTGCATGGGTGTGACGGACCGGAAGGGTCGGCGGGCCGAAGGCTGGGGCGAGACGCCCTTGAGCGTGCAGTGGGTCTGGCCCAGCCGCTTGGGCTACCAGGAACGCTGTGACGCCATGCAGCGGTTCTGCACGATCCTGGCGGAGGCCTGGGCCCATCTCTCCGCCGAGGGGCACCCCCTCGAACTCGGCCACACCTTCATCGAATCCATTCTCGACGGACTGCTCGAGCGGTTCAACGCCGAGCGGGGGGCCGGCGCCGAGCCGATGCCCTGGCTGGCGGCCCTGGTCTGTTGCTCGGCCTTCGATATCGCCCTGCACGACGCTTACGGCAGGCTCCTCGCTCGCGACATCTACACGACCTACAATGCCGAGTTCATGAACGTCGATCTGGCCCATTTCCTGGAGCCGGCGGCAGGCAGCAAGGTGTCGTTCGCGGGGCAATATCCGGCGGACTTCCTGGTTGCCGATCCGCCTTTAGTTCTACCCGCCTGGCACCTGGTCGGTGGCAAGGATTTGCTCGACGCCTCCGAACTGACTGGTGCCGAGCCCGACGACGGCTATCCAGTGCTGCTGGCCGACTGGATCCAGCGGGACGGCCTGATGTGTCTGAAGGTGAAGCTTCGCGGCGACGACGCCGAGTGGGACTTCGACCGGCTGGTCCGCGTCGGGGAGATCGCCATCGAGAACGGAGCGATCTGGCTGACGAGCGATTTCAACTGCACCGTGACCGACCCGGACTACGTCGACGCGATTCTGGACAGGCTTCTGTGGGAGCAGCCGCACATCTATCAGATGATTCTCTACGTCGAGCAGCCGTTCCCGTATGATCTGGAGGCGAACCGGATCGACGTGCACAGTGTCGCGGCCCGCAAGCCCCTGTTCATGGACGAAAGCGCCCACGACTGGCGATTGATCCGACTCGGTCGCGAACTGGGCTGGACGGGCGTGGCGCTCAAGACGTGCAAGACCCAGACCGGGGCGCTGTTGAGTTTGTGCTGGGCCAAGGCCCATGGCATGACGCTCATGGTCCAGGACCTGACCAACCCGATGCTGGCCCAGGTGCCCCATTGCCGGCTGGCGGCCCACGCCGGCACGATTATGGGGGTCGAGACCAACGCGATGCAGTTCTACCCGGCCGCCTCAGCGCCGGAGGAGGCCGTCCATCCGGGCCTGTATTGCCGACGCGATGGGCAGGTGGACCTGTCTACGCTGAGCGGACCGGGATTCGGCTATCGGCTCGACGAGATCGATCGCCAACTACCTGAGAAGGCCGCGAGTTATTCGAAGTGA
- a CDS encoding Gfo/Idh/MocA family protein: MKTWNFGIVGSGLIADFHARAIGDIPNAKFTACCDKVFDRAKALADKYGAKAFDNYDDMVKSEDVDIVTIATPSGLHMEPTIAAAQAGKHVLCEKPLEITLDRIDAMVAAHEKAGTRLGGIFPYRFNNLMLPLRDAIQSGRFGTITYAGVYVPWWRTDEYYKDSWHGTWKLDGGGALMNQSIHMIDMLCDLMPPIESVQAFTATLGHKMEAEDTATAVLRYSTGALGIIYGTTSSFPGQYRRFEITGTKGTAINVENSITLWEFADKQPDDIEVRKQFMKIDGGGGVSDPAAISYENHTRNFRAFLDALESGEEFWIDGPEARKAVAVILAVYESARTGKLVKL, encoded by the coding sequence ATGAAGACATGGAATTTTGGGATCGTGGGATCGGGCTTGATCGCCGATTTTCATGCCAGGGCCATCGGCGACATTCCGAATGCGAAGTTCACCGCCTGTTGCGACAAGGTCTTCGACCGGGCCAAGGCGCTGGCGGACAAGTACGGCGCCAAGGCGTTCGACAACTATGACGACATGGTCAAGAGCGAGGACGTGGACATCGTCACCATCGCGACACCGAGCGGTCTGCACATGGAGCCGACGATCGCAGCGGCGCAGGCGGGCAAGCACGTGCTGTGCGAGAAGCCACTGGAGATCACGCTGGATCGTATCGACGCAATGGTTGCGGCCCATGAGAAGGCCGGGACGCGTCTCGGTGGGATCTTCCCCTATCGCTTCAACAATCTCATGCTTCCACTGCGCGACGCGATCCAATCGGGGCGGTTCGGAACCATCACCTACGCGGGCGTCTATGTCCCCTGGTGGCGGACCGACGAGTATTACAAGGATTCCTGGCATGGGACCTGGAAGCTCGACGGCGGCGGGGCGCTGATGAACCAGTCGATCCACATGATCGACATGCTGTGCGATCTGATGCCGCCCATCGAGTCAGTGCAGGCGTTTACCGCGACGCTCGGCCACAAAATGGAGGCCGAGGACACGGCGACGGCGGTCCTTCGTTACTCGACCGGCGCGCTGGGCATCATCTACGGGACGACGTCGTCGTTTCCGGGCCAGTACCGTCGCTTCGAGATCACCGGGACCAAGGGTACCGCGATCAACGTCGAGAACAGCATCACACTGTGGGAGTTCGCCGACAAGCAGCCGGACGATATCGAGGTCCGCAAGCAGTTCATGAAGATCGATGGGGGCGGCGGGGTCTCCGATCCGGCGGCGATCAGTTATGAGAATCACACGAGAAATTTCAGAGCGTTCCTTGATGCGCTCGAAAGCGGCGAGGAGTTCTGGATCGACGGCCCCGAGGCCCGAAAGGCGGTCGCGGTGATTCTCGCGGTTTACGAATCGGCCCGCACAGGGAAGCTCGTCAAGCTGTAA
- a CDS encoding sugar phosphate isomerase/epimerase family protein — protein MAKLSAFADEVTEDFRSQVEFLAKERVGYIEPRFVNRKNIMDLNRSELDEARKMICDRGLKVSAIGSPIGKVRLDEPFEPHLDKFKHAVDLAQFFETPFIRMFSYYAPEGKNIDDYRDQVLERMAAKVQVVEGTDVTMVHENEAHIYGHTAENCADLVEAVGSDRLRLAYDPANFVWGEKITNNVEVCWPVMKPYVVHIHIKDWKLGAPDVGSLPGQGDGQIKELLAELVAMNYDGCMTMEPHLKTGGQFGGSTGPELFAKAIAAVRKLADQVGLACD, from the coding sequence ATGGCCAAACTGAGTGCCTTTGCTGATGAAGTGACGGAAGATTTCCGTTCGCAGGTAGAGTTCCTGGCGAAAGAGCGGGTCGGCTATATCGAGCCGCGGTTCGTCAATCGCAAGAACATCATGGACCTGAACCGGTCGGAGCTGGACGAGGCCCGCAAGATGATCTGCGATCGCGGGCTGAAGGTCAGCGCGATCGGCTCGCCGATCGGCAAAGTTCGCCTGGATGAGCCATTCGAGCCGCACCTCGACAAGTTCAAGCATGCCGTCGATCTGGCGCAGTTCTTCGAGACGCCGTTCATTCGGATGTTCAGTTACTACGCGCCCGAGGGCAAGAACATCGACGACTATCGCGATCAGGTGCTGGAGCGCATGGCGGCCAAGGTACAGGTGGTCGAAGGCACCGACGTGACGATGGTGCATGAGAACGAGGCCCATATCTACGGCCACACCGCCGAGAACTGCGCCGATCTGGTCGAGGCCGTCGGGTCCGACCGGCTGCGGCTGGCTTACGACCCCGCCAATTTCGTCTGGGGCGAGAAGATCACCAACAACGTCGAGGTCTGCTGGCCCGTGATGAAGCCCTACGTGGTGCACATTCACATCAAGGACTGGAAGCTCGGCGCGCCCGACGTCGGTAGTCTGCCGGGGCAGGGCGACGGGCAGATCAAGGAGCTGCTCGCCGAGCTGGTGGCGATGAACTACGACGGCTGCATGACGATGGAGCCTCACCTCAAGACGGGTGGGCAGTTCGGCGGCTCGACCGGGCCGGAGCTGTTCGCCAAGGCCATCGCCGCCGTCCGCAAGCTGGCCGACCAAGTGGGTCTGGCGTGTGACTGA